The sequence below is a genomic window from Triticum aestivum cultivar Chinese Spring unplaced genomic scaffold, IWGSC CS RefSeq v2.1 scaffold194820, whole genome shotgun sequence.
AAAGTTGAAGGGTTCCCCATTGGCTGCCAAGACTATTGGACGCTTGCTGAGAATGGATCTAAGTACAACACATTGGGGAAATATAATGGAAAGTGAACTGTGGCGATTAGAACAAACAGAGACCGACATTTTGCCAGCCCTTCGACTGAGTTATATGTACCTGCCGCAGAAATTGAAAAGATGCTTCTCAATCTGTGCAATGTTTCCCAAGGATTACAAATTTGCGAAGGATTTTCTAGCTGACATTTGGATTGCACTAGGATATGTGGAGTCAGCCCAAGAAGCATCAATGTGCTTTGATGCCCTTGCAAATCGTTCTTTCTTTCAGAAAGCATCACCACATAGTGTTAAGTATGTAATTCATGATCTGATGCATGATACGGCACAACTAGTCTCAAAGAATGAGTGCTTCATTATAAAGCATGCTAGTGACCTAGATAAAGTTCCTTCAAACGTCCGTCATCTGTCAATATTCACGAACGGAGATGTTCAGTGTTCTGAATTGAAGAGCATATGTAACAAGAAAAATCTGCGGTCCCTGGTGTGCGATGAATCATACAGCAAAGCAAAAGATTTTGAGTCTATGATGGACTGTTGGTTCAAGGAACTATTGAAAATCCGCGTATTTAGTTGTAAACTCTCCAAAGTAAGACAGCTACCTGAGAACATGGGCAATTCAAAGCATATGCGTCACCTTTGTTTACTTGGAAGTTCTAATTTCAGCACATTTCCTTCAACATTTTGTCAGCTGCATCATCTCAAAGTTATAGACCGTGGCAGTTGTTTGATTGAAAGTTTTCCTCCAGGCTTCAGCGATGCCCTCAGTTTAGAGAAAATCAATTCAAATAATTTTTCTTATAACAAGGACCACTCTGGCAAACTCTGCCTAAAATGGCCCTTTTTGCATCGTAAGACGGTAAAGATGGTGGAAAATCAGATGGAAAGATTACCTCACTGGAATCTCCAGCATCTGCGTGTAAGGAATTACAGAGGTGAATCTTGTCCTAGCTGGCTCCAGCCCAACCTCCTGCCAATGCTACGTTCCCTTGAATTTGATTGGTGTAAAGTGAAGAGCATACCGTTCTTTGTTCCATTAGATGTTTCACTTGACAGTACATCACCTTCAGACAACATTAATCGTCTTGAAGAGTTAGCC
It includes:
- the LOC123177720 gene encoding putative disease resistance protein RGA1 is translated as LKGSPLAAKTIGRLLRMDLSTTHWGNIMESELWRLEQTETDILPALRLSYMYLPQKLKRCFSICAMFPKDYKFAKDFLADIWIALGYVESAQEASMCFDALANRSFFQKASPHSVKYVIHDLMHDTAQLVSKNECFIIKHASDLDKVPSNVRHLSIFTNGDVQCSELKSICNKKNLRSLVCDESYSKAKDFESMMDCWFKELLKIRVFSCKLSKVRQLPENMGNSKHMRHLCLLGSSNFSTFPSTFCQLHHLKVIDRGSCLIESFPPGFSDALSLEKINSNNFSYNKDHSGKLCLKWPFLHRKTVKMVENQMERLPHWNLQHLRVRNYRGESCPSWLQPNLLPMLRSLEFDWCKVKSIPFFVPLDVSLDSTSPSDNINRLEELAIHYCEQISWQGSILLPTSLRKLTLVKSGYSMDRFVSCFLDLTSLTYLEIKDCESLTSIPLHVWRRNLPALEELYIEGCDNLTSIVSEASGSSSSSAVTGFLSLAKLMIKQCSKLLSFDEFLKPDCLPAVNTILVSSCSELMSISVDGLEGLQTLEISCCDKLNAQRAVILPSSLKKLKLVLCGGIESI